The following are from one region of the Methyloversatilis discipulorum genome:
- the ybiB gene encoding DNA-binding protein YbiB, whose product MNYTKQIKEIGRGAKGSRSLSREDAQALFADMLDGRVPPLQLGAIVLAMRIKSESLEELLGFKAAIDTRIAHVAAPAGARTVVLPTYNGARRRPNLMPLLAMLLVREGTPVLIHGRFDFDTRADPFALLRALDLPMADSPAHAGELLAAQRIACIGVDKLLPGLDALLSLRPQLGVRNSGHSMTKMIDPMPGRSVRVVPVTHPEYLEKMTQFLRLDGGRSMLMRGTEGEAYANPARRPQIIGFVDGVESVLCEAEEGSALTQPEPGIEAEANARLIRDMLEGRSAVPAPLLAHLDACRQLACN is encoded by the coding sequence ATGAACTACACGAAACAGATCAAGGAAATCGGCCGCGGCGCCAAGGGCTCACGCTCGCTGTCGCGCGAGGACGCGCAGGCACTGTTTGCCGACATGCTGGACGGGCGCGTGCCGCCGCTGCAGCTGGGCGCCATCGTGCTGGCGATGCGGATCAAGAGCGAGTCGCTGGAGGAGCTGCTGGGCTTCAAGGCAGCGATCGATACGCGCATCGCCCATGTTGCTGCACCTGCCGGCGCGCGCACCGTGGTACTGCCGACCTACAACGGCGCCCGTCGCCGCCCCAACCTGATGCCGCTGCTGGCGATGCTGCTGGTACGTGAGGGCACTCCGGTGCTGATCCACGGCCGCTTCGATTTCGACACCCGCGCCGACCCGTTCGCGCTGCTGCGTGCGCTCGACCTGCCGATGGCGGACAGCCCGGCGCACGCCGGCGAACTGCTGGCGGCGCAGCGCATCGCCTGCATCGGCGTCGACAAGCTGCTGCCTGGCCTGGATGCCCTGCTGTCGCTGCGCCCGCAACTGGGCGTGCGCAATTCGGGCCACTCGATGACCAAGATGATCGATCCGATGCCCGGACGCAGCGTACGCGTGGTACCGGTGACGCATCCGGAATACCTGGAGAAGATGACGCAGTTCCTGCGCCTCGATGGTGGCCGCTCGATGCTGATGCGCGGCACCGAGGGCGAGGCCTACGCCAATCCGGCGCGCCGACCGCAGATCATCGGCTTCGTCGATGGCGTCGAATCGGTGCTGTGCGAAGCGGAGGAAGGCAGCGCGCTGACCCAGCCCGAGCCTGGCATCGAGGCGGAAGCGAACGCCCGTCTGATACGCGACATGCTGGAAGGACGCAGCGCCGTGCCCGCCCCGCTGCTCGCCCACCTCGACGCCTGCCGGCAGCTCGCCTGCAACTGA
- a CDS encoding NAD(P)-dependent oxidoreductase, whose translation MKVGFIGLGLMGRPMAGHLAKGGHSLHLWARRPESLEPFRDSGATFHSTIADVAREADVVFSMVADAPDVEQVALGPQGIAEGAAGRTDLVFVDMSTIAPDSARTIAAQLAAKGVSMIDAPVSGGEVGAINAALTIMAGGTQEAFDRVLPLFQLMGKNVTRVGDSGAGQVAKACNQILTGVGVLALAEAFAFAEKSGVDSARVREALLGGFAYSRILENHGQRMLDRNFKPGFKSWMHQKDLRIVMNEAHRMGLALPSAAAAAQMLNAMVGQGLGEEDSIAVLKVLEGLGGVER comes from the coding sequence ATGAAAGTAGGTTTCATCGGACTCGGATTGATGGGCCGCCCGATGGCGGGTCATCTGGCCAAGGGCGGTCACAGCCTTCACCTGTGGGCGCGTCGCCCAGAATCGCTCGAACCCTTCCGCGACAGCGGTGCGACCTTTCACTCGACCATTGCCGACGTCGCGCGCGAAGCCGATGTCGTGTTCTCGATGGTGGCCGACGCGCCGGACGTCGAGCAGGTGGCACTCGGCCCGCAGGGTATCGCCGAAGGCGCGGCCGGTCGCACCGACCTGGTCTTCGTCGACATGAGCACCATCGCGCCGGATTCGGCACGCACCATCGCCGCCCAGCTGGCTGCCAAGGGTGTGTCGATGATCGATGCGCCGGTATCCGGCGGTGAGGTTGGCGCCATCAACGCAGCACTCACCATCATGGCCGGTGGCACGCAGGAGGCGTTCGATCGCGTGCTGCCGCTGTTCCAGCTGATGGGCAAGAACGTCACCCGCGTCGGCGACAGCGGCGCCGGCCAGGTGGCCAAGGCCTGCAACCAGATACTGACCGGCGTCGGCGTGCTGGCGCTGGCCGAAGCGTTCGCCTTCGCCGAGAAGAGCGGCGTCGATTCGGCCCGCGTGCGCGAGGCGCTGCTCGGCGGCTTCGCCTACAGCCGCATCCTGGAAAACCACGGTCAGCGCATGCTGGACCGCAATTTCAAGCCGGGCTTCAAGTCGTGGATGCACCAGAAGGATCTGCGCATCGTCATGAACGAAGCGCACCGCATGGGCCTGGCGCTGCCGTCGGCCGCGGCGGCGGCGCAGATGCTTAACGCGATGGTCGGCCAGGGACTGGGCGAGGAGGATTCGATCGCCGTGCTGAAGGTGCTCGAAGGTCTCGGCGGCGTCGAGCGCTGA
- a CDS encoding NAD(P)-dependent oxidoreductase has translation MKIGFIGLGAMGRAMAANLLRAGHEVTVWARRAESMQPLLDQGARPSASPADCARGMDAVCCIVTTGADVREVALGPRGVIEGAAPGCVFIDHSTIPPSVARDIATALRARGIDMLDAPVSGGERGAIDATLAIMVGGEAAVFERMKPLFAAVGRTQVHVGPNGAGQVTKACNQLILCAFIEAAAEAARLAAASGVDFGKVREAMLHGSASSRALELFGGKMATRDFSAGVQSRLHHKDMGIVLGEAVELGLAMPLSAAVWQQLNALMAQGGGTLDTSALLTVLEGSGAA, from the coding sequence ATGAAGATCGGCTTCATCGGTCTGGGCGCGATGGGCCGCGCGATGGCGGCCAATCTGCTGCGCGCCGGGCACGAGGTGACCGTGTGGGCGCGTCGCGCCGAATCGATGCAGCCCTTGCTCGACCAGGGCGCGCGACCGTCGGCTTCGCCGGCGGACTGCGCGCGCGGCATGGACGCGGTCTGCTGCATCGTCACCACCGGCGCCGACGTGCGCGAAGTGGCGCTGGGGCCGCGGGGCGTCATCGAGGGCGCTGCACCCGGCTGCGTCTTCATCGATCACAGCACCATTCCGCCGTCGGTGGCGCGCGACATCGCCACGGCACTCAGGGCGCGCGGCATCGACATGCTGGACGCGCCGGTGTCGGGCGGCGAGCGCGGCGCTATCGACGCGACGCTGGCCATCATGGTTGGCGGCGAGGCGGCGGTGTTCGAGCGCATGAAACCGTTGTTTGCGGCCGTCGGTCGCACTCAGGTGCATGTCGGCCCGAACGGGGCGGGGCAGGTGACCAAGGCCTGCAATCAGCTCATCCTGTGCGCCTTCATCGAGGCGGCAGCGGAGGCGGCGCGGCTGGCTGCTGCCAGCGGCGTCGATTTCGGCAAGGTGCGTGAGGCCATGCTGCACGGCTCGGCTTCGTCGCGTGCGCTCGAGCTGTTCGGCGGCAAGATGGCGACGCGCGATTTTTCGGCTGGCGTGCAGTCGCGCCTGCATCACAAGGACATGGGCATCGTGCTCGGCGAGGCGGTCGAACTGGGGTTGGCGATGCCGCTGTCAGCCGCGGTCTGGCAGCAGCTGAACGCGCTGATGGCGCAGGGCGGCGGCACGCTGGATACCTCGGCCCTGCTCACCGTGCTCGAAGGGTCCGGCGCCGCCTGA
- a CDS encoding D-amino acid dehydrogenase, whose translation MHILVLGAGVVGITTAWYLRQAGHTVSVIDRQADPAMETSFANGGQISVSHAAPWASPQAPMIGLRGLLDSNAPVRFSPTANHRQWRWMGAFLYECLPGRMRRNTDALARLAVSSQAELQALRHSLKLEYDQSACGILHVFSERREFERARARAEWLAPHGIRVDSCDAARCIAIEPALANSQRTLVGGLHAPNDETGDAHRFTRALATACADAGVTFHYEITVEALDIHENTVRGVAVRDARGVRGLLRGEQVVCALGTHTRQLVEQHGPRPALYPIKGYSITFPAGPDAPRTSLTDEEHRIVLSRLGDRVRVAGMAELGGLTVTIEPERVQLLTRLARELCPDAGDFDAAEAWAGLRPCTPGNVPLIGRSRINGLWYNTGHGSLGWTLACGSARLLSRLMDGQDPAFDFPCLTGRRH comes from the coding sequence ATGCACATCCTCGTTCTGGGTGCCGGCGTCGTCGGCATCACCACCGCCTGGTATCTGCGCCAGGCCGGTCACACCGTGTCGGTCATCGACCGGCAGGCTGATCCCGCAATGGAAACCAGTTTCGCCAACGGCGGGCAGATTTCGGTCAGTCACGCCGCGCCCTGGGCCTCACCGCAGGCGCCGATGATAGGGCTGCGCGGACTGCTCGATTCGAATGCCCCGGTGCGCTTTTCGCCGACCGCCAACCACCGGCAGTGGCGATGGATGGGCGCCTTCCTGTACGAATGCCTGCCGGGCCGCATGCGTCGCAACACCGATGCGCTGGCGCGACTGGCCGTCAGCAGCCAGGCCGAACTGCAGGCACTGCGCCATTCACTGAAGCTGGAGTACGACCAGTCCGCCTGCGGCATCCTGCACGTGTTTTCCGAACGCCGTGAATTCGAGCGTGCCCGCGCGCGGGCCGAGTGGCTGGCGCCGCACGGCATCCGCGTCGACAGCTGCGACGCCGCGCGCTGCATCGCCATCGAACCGGCTCTGGCAAACAGCCAGCGCACGCTGGTGGGTGGCCTGCACGCACCGAACGACGAAACCGGTGACGCGCACCGCTTCACGCGGGCGCTCGCCACCGCCTGCGCCGACGCCGGTGTCACCTTCCACTACGAAATCACGGTCGAGGCGCTGGACATCCACGAAAACACGGTACGCGGTGTTGCCGTGCGCGACGCACGCGGCGTGCGCGGTCTGCTGCGTGGCGAACAGGTGGTGTGCGCGCTCGGCACGCACACGCGCCAGCTGGTCGAGCAGCACGGCCCGCGGCCTGCTCTGTATCCGATCAAGGGTTATTCGATCACCTTCCCGGCCGGACCGGATGCGCCACGCACCAGCCTGACCGACGAGGAACACCGCATCGTGCTGTCGCGCCTCGGCGACCGCGTGCGCGTGGCCGGCATGGCCGAACTGGGCGGACTGACGGTGACGATAGAACCGGAGCGCGTGCAGTTGCTGACCCGGCTGGCGCGCGAACTGTGCCCGGACGCCGGCGATTTCGACGCGGCCGAGGCCTGGGCCGGCCTGCGTCCGTGTACGCCGGGCAATGTGCCGCTGATCGGCCGCAGCCGGATCAACGGCCTCTGGTACAACACCGGCCACGGCTCACTCGGCTGGACCCTGGCCTGCGGTTCGGCCAGGCTGCTTTCCAGACTGATGGACGGTCAGGATCCGGCTTTCGATTTCCCCTGCCTGACCGGCAGGCGGCACTGA
- a CDS encoding class 1 fructose-bisphosphatase, whose amino-acid sequence MSRITLSQFLIQQQRDGERICAELRFLVEVVARAVKAIGNAVGKGGLTNSLGEAGGENVQGEVQKKLDVIANEILLEANEWGGHLAAMASEEMDLPHQIPNRYPKGEFLLLFDPLDGSSNIDVNISVGTIFSVLRCPELNGSVEPVDEKAFLQPGTQQLVAGYAVYGAATQLVLTVGNGVHAFTLDRETGSFVMTTENMRVPEDTKEYAINASNARWWEAPVKRYIDELIAGKSGPRGKDFNMRWVGSMVADVHRILTRGGIFMYPKDTKDPTKPGKLRLMYEANPMAMLIEQAGGAATTGYQRILDVQPEKLHQRVPVILGSKNEVERVTGYHAV is encoded by the coding sequence ATGTCCCGCATCACCCTGAGCCAGTTCCTGATCCAGCAACAGCGCGACGGCGAGCGCATCTGCGCCGAGCTGCGCTTCCTGGTCGAAGTCGTCGCCCGCGCGGTCAAGGCGATCGGCAACGCAGTCGGCAAGGGCGGTCTGACCAATTCGCTCGGCGAGGCCGGCGGCGAGAACGTACAGGGCGAGGTGCAGAAGAAGCTGGACGTGATCGCCAACGAAATCCTGCTCGAAGCGAACGAGTGGGGCGGTCATCTGGCCGCGATGGCGTCGGAGGAGATGGATCTGCCGCACCAGATCCCTAACCGTTACCCGAAGGGCGAATTCCTGCTGCTGTTCGATCCGCTGGATGGCTCGTCGAACATCGACGTGAACATATCGGTCGGCACCATCTTTTCGGTGCTGCGCTGCCCTGAGCTGAATGGCAGCGTCGAGCCGGTCGATGAGAAGGCCTTCCTGCAACCCGGCACCCAGCAGCTGGTGGCCGGCTACGCGGTGTACGGTGCGGCCACCCAGCTGGTGCTGACCGTGGGCAACGGCGTCCACGCGTTCACGCTGGACCGCGAGACCGGCAGTTTCGTCATGACCACCGAAAACATGCGTGTGCCGGAAGACACCAAGGAGTACGCAATCAACGCGTCGAACGCGCGCTGGTGGGAAGCGCCGGTCAAGCGCTACATCGACGAGCTGATCGCCGGCAAGAGCGGTCCGCGCGGCAAGGATTTCAACATGCGCTGGGTCGGTTCGATGGTGGCCGACGTGCACCGCATCCTGACCCGCGGCGGCATCTTCATGTATCCGAAGGACACCAAGGATCCGACCAAGCCCGGCAAGCTGCGTCTGATGTACGAGGCCAATCCGATGGCGATGCTGATCGAGCAGGCGGGCGGCGCGGCCACCACCGGTTACCAGCGCATCCTCGACGTGCAGCCGGAAAAGCTGCACCAGCGTGTGCCGGTCATTCTGGGGTCGAAGAACGAAGTGGAGCGCGTGACCGGCTATCACGCCGTCTGA
- a CDS encoding TIGR03862 family flavoprotein encodes MPPPHSAVQVAIVGGGPAGLMAAEVLSARGIAVDLYDAKASVGRKFLLAGKGGLNLTHGEAADLFVTRYRERSAEVSNWLAEFDAAALRDWCAGLGIATFVGSSGRVFPTDMKAAPLLRAWLARLRAADVRFHMRHRWTGWNEAGMLTFDTPDGERLVGARATLLALGGASWPQLGSDGAWMPLLDARGVALSPLRSANCGFDIDWSTHFAERHAGAPLKNVAIRFDGMDGTPIERRGECLVSAHGLEGSLIYALSAALRERIERDGHCDIALDLLPAHDAARVLDEIRRPRGSRSLSSHLASRLGLAGVKLGLVHEVLDKAAMADPARLAATLRALPLRMLRARPVAEAISTAGGVRLEALDDGLMLKALPGVFCAGEMLDWEAPTGGYLLTASMASGRVAAAGIARMLQTA; translated from the coding sequence ATGCCCCCGCCTCACAGCGCCGTTCAGGTCGCCATCGTCGGCGGCGGACCGGCCGGGCTGATGGCGGCCGAGGTGCTGTCGGCGCGTGGCATCGCGGTCGATCTTTACGACGCCAAGGCCTCGGTCGGACGCAAGTTCCTGCTCGCCGGCAAGGGCGGCCTCAATCTGACGCACGGCGAAGCCGCCGATCTGTTCGTTACGCGTTACCGCGAACGCAGCGCCGAAGTCAGCAACTGGCTGGCCGAATTCGATGCGGCCGCGCTGCGTGACTGGTGCGCGGGTCTCGGCATCGCCACCTTCGTCGGCAGTTCCGGGCGGGTATTTCCGACCGACATGAAGGCGGCGCCACTGCTGCGCGCATGGCTGGCGCGGCTGCGCGCGGCCGACGTGCGCTTTCACATGCGCCACCGCTGGACCGGATGGAACGAGGCCGGGATGCTGACCTTCGACACGCCGGACGGCGAGCGGCTGGTCGGCGCGCGCGCGACGCTGCTCGCCCTCGGCGGCGCCAGCTGGCCGCAGCTTGGCTCCGACGGGGCCTGGATGCCGCTGCTCGACGCGCGCGGCGTCGCCCTCTCGCCATTGCGTTCCGCCAACTGCGGCTTCGACATCGACTGGAGCACGCACTTTGCCGAGCGCCACGCCGGCGCACCGCTGAAGAACGTCGCCATCCGCTTCGACGGAATGGACGGGACGCCGATCGAACGACGCGGCGAGTGCCTGGTCAGCGCGCACGGCCTCGAAGGCAGCCTGATCTATGCGCTGTCCGCCGCCCTGCGCGAACGGATCGAGCGCGACGGCCACTGCGACATCGCGCTCGACCTGCTGCCGGCGCACGACGCGGCACGCGTGCTCGACGAAATCCGCCGCCCGCGCGGCTCACGCTCGCTCAGTTCGCACCTCGCCAGCCGGCTCGGTCTGGCCGGCGTCAAGCTGGGGCTGGTGCACGAAGTGCTGGACAAGGCGGCGATGGCCGACCCGGCGCGCCTTGCGGCGACGCTGAGGGCGCTGCCGTTGCGCATGCTGCGCGCCCGGCCGGTGGCCGAGGCCATCAGCACGGCCGGTGGCGTGCGGCTGGAGGCGCTGGATGACGGACTGATGCTGAAGGCGCTGCCTGGCGTGTTCTGCGCCGGCGAAATGCTGGACTGGGAAGCGCCGACCGGCGGCTACCTGCTCACCGCCAGCATGGCCAGCGGCCGCGTCGCCGCCGCCGGCATCGCGCGCATGCTTCAGACGGCGTGA
- a CDS encoding lytic transglycosylase domain-containing protein, translated as MRTPVMLLATLLMPVAHAGDSADYQLRLPGGADYRLHQPESPRISEAERKQARREALGKLPFSAQIEAAAEAGGIEPELLHAVVHAESAYNPHAVSPKGALGLAQLMPSTARMYGVSDALKPADNLRASARHLRDLLDDFGDIELVLSAYNAGAGAVRKYRGVPPYAETRAYVPKVAGRYEALKKRAEVPEPPLPPSPYRLRSDDSALRLVQTPD; from the coding sequence ATGCGCACGCCCGTCATGCTGCTCGCGACACTGCTGATGCCCGTTGCCCACGCCGGCGATTCCGCGGACTATCAGCTGCGGCTGCCGGGCGGCGCCGACTACCGCCTCCATCAACCCGAATCGCCGCGAATTTCCGAGGCCGAACGCAAGCAGGCACGCCGCGAAGCGCTGGGAAAGCTGCCTTTCTCGGCACAGATCGAGGCGGCGGCCGAGGCTGGCGGCATCGAACCCGAACTGCTGCACGCCGTCGTCCACGCCGAATCGGCCTACAACCCGCACGCCGTTTCACCCAAGGGTGCGCTCGGTCTGGCCCAGCTGATGCCCTCCACCGCCCGCATGTACGGCGTGTCCGATGCGTTGAAGCCCGCTGACAATCTGCGCGCCAGCGCACGCCACCTGCGCGACCTGCTGGACGATTTCGGCGACATCGAACTGGTACTGTCCGCCTACAACGCCGGCGCCGGCGCGGTCAGAAAGTACAGAGGCGTGCCGCCGTACGCGGAGACCCGCGCCTACGTGCCCAAGGTCGCCGGCCGCTACGAGGCGCTGAAGAAGCGCGCCGAAGTACCCGAGCCGCCGCTTCCACCCAGCCCCTACCGCCTGCGCAGCGACGACAGCGCGCTGCGGCTGGTGCAGACACCGGACTGA
- a CDS encoding VanZ family protein, whose amino-acid sequence MRTEAVRLQPYLQWAAGLFALTMIASLIRLGETSLAVGLIPSPWDKLAHAGTFGAIALSLWLATGRRWLYACAGLALALACYDEWRQLMLPGREADLYDLLANTVGIVLAVWFATRLTPKEG is encoded by the coding sequence ATGCGTACTGAGGCAGTGCGGCTGCAGCCCTATCTGCAGTGGGCGGCCGGCCTGTTCGCGCTGACGATGATCGCCAGCCTGATCCGCCTCGGCGAAACCTCGCTGGCGGTCGGTCTGATTCCGTCGCCCTGGGACAAGCTCGCGCACGCCGGCACCTTCGGTGCGATCGCGCTGTCACTGTGGCTGGCCACCGGCCGGCGCTGGCTGTATGCGTGCGCCGGACTGGCGCTGGCGCTGGCTTGTTACGATGAGTGGCGGCAACTCATGTTGCCGGGGCGTGAAGCCGATCTTTACGATCTGCTCGCCAACACCGTCGGCATCGTGCTGGCGGTCTGGTTCGCCACCCGACTGACTCCGAAGGAAGGCTGA
- a CDS encoding undecaprenyl-phosphate glucose phosphotransferase yields the protein MVEMFLDPLSLILSLIACALYYGDTVDARYVVLSLVVFSLSFPGSSLLSMRPRRVIRQTVISWLLIAFILLFFGYASQYIENFPYEVVVSWLVAAPLTQLVAHFVARGYLQRAAAQEANQTRVIIVGCNDIGVSLAEQFETNPYLGVRCVGYFDDRAPERITQLNGLPLLGRLRDLAAYVKANRIDQIYLALPMASQPRILSLLDDLKDTTVSIFFAPDIFLTDLIQGRMDYVAGVPVVAVCDTPFTGINGLVKRTSDIVLSIIILLLISPLLLAIAIGVKMSSPGPALFRQRRYGLDGKEIVVYKFRSMTVQEDGGVVKQATRNDQRITRFGGFLRRTSLDELPQFINVLQGRMSIVGPRPHAVSHNETYRKLIKGYMVRHKVKPGITGWAQVNGYRGETETVDKMQKRIEYDLEYLRTWSLGLDLWIIVKTVAVVFSDRNAY from the coding sequence ATGGTCGAAATGTTCCTCGACCCGCTGTCGCTCATCCTGTCCCTGATCGCCTGCGCGCTCTATTACGGCGATACCGTCGATGCGCGCTACGTCGTGCTGTCGCTCGTCGTCTTTTCCCTGTCCTTCCCCGGCTCGTCGCTGCTCAGCATGCGGCCGCGTCGGGTGATCCGGCAGACCGTGATCAGCTGGCTGCTGATCGCCTTCATCCTGCTGTTCTTCGGCTACGCGAGCCAGTACATCGAGAACTTCCCCTACGAGGTCGTGGTGTCCTGGCTGGTCGCCGCACCGCTGACCCAGCTGGTCGCCCACTTCGTTGCCCGCGGCTATCTGCAGCGGGCGGCCGCGCAGGAAGCGAACCAGACCCGCGTCATCATCGTCGGCTGCAACGACATCGGTGTGTCGCTGGCCGAACAGTTCGAAACCAATCCTTACCTTGGCGTGCGCTGCGTCGGCTACTTCGACGACCGCGCCCCCGAGCGCATCACCCAGCTGAACGGCCTGCCGCTGCTCGGTCGTCTGCGCGACCTCGCCGCCTACGTGAAGGCGAACCGCATCGACCAGATCTACCTCGCGCTGCCGATGGCCAGCCAGCCGCGCATCCTGTCACTGCTGGACGACCTCAAAGATACGACGGTGAGCATCTTCTTCGCACCGGACATTTTCCTGACCGACCTGATCCAGGGGCGCATGGACTATGTGGCGGGCGTACCGGTGGTGGCCGTCTGCGACACGCCATTCACCGGCATCAACGGTCTGGTCAAGCGCACCAGCGACATCGTGCTGTCCATCATCATCCTGCTGCTGATATCGCCGCTGCTGCTGGCGATCGCGATAGGCGTGAAGATGAGTTCGCCCGGCCCGGCACTGTTCCGCCAACGCCGCTACGGCCTCGATGGCAAGGAAATCGTCGTCTACAAGTTCCGCTCGATGACCGTGCAGGAGGATGGCGGCGTCGTGAAGCAGGCCACCCGCAACGACCAGCGCATCACCCGCTTCGGCGGCTTCCTGCGCCGCACCTCGCTCGACGAACTGCCGCAGTTCATCAACGTGCTGCAGGGGCGCATGAGCATCGTCGGCCCGCGGCCGCACGCAGTGTCGCACAACGAAACCTACCGCAAGCTGATCAAGGGTTACATGGTGCGTCACAAGGTCAAGCCGGGTATCACTGGCTGGGCGCAGGTGAATGGCTATCGCGGCGAAACCGAAACCGTGGACAAGATGCAGAAGCGCATCGAGTACGACCTCGAATACCTGCGCACCTGGTCGCTCGGGCTGGACCTCTGGATCATCGTCAAGACGGTTGCCGTCGTGTTCAGCGACCGCAATGCGTACTGA